One genomic segment of Pseudorca crassidens isolate mPseCra1 chromosome X, mPseCra1.hap1, whole genome shotgun sequence includes these proteins:
- the LOC137217468 gene encoding A-kinase anchor protein 17B-like: protein MTVTMVYDNSEATELCAAQHLYLKPIAKLMINVLLPESTEPMRPFSNWEVLDQLKSLICPDQFTTVRLSKSTKDFIRFEGEAETRSLVQILKAKLHGKIIKLSGLKTDLRVVATDAQGEWEHFPKEKGAPLADGSEEQDHDKSPDSIYFEGLPCKWFAPKGSSGEKPCEEILRVVFESFGKIKNVDIPMLDPYREVMTGGSFGGFSFGLQTFEAFIQYQESTDFVKAMESLRGMKLMLKGDDGKALACNIKVMFDTTKHFSEGAIRRRNQERLKLQELEEERKKKKREEEEAERKRKEEERKAQEKRRKARVRRHALKERDRHRQRRQKDSAKAEARQGPSSSEDWEERKGLLARRRLEALRLLRALLRKIAIRPLPHCSSLWGSIQFNPREVDVAVSKANRAPGTTLGALKKEELNTQYLQNQEEMPRYQVSKSDNKRKQKMKERATAHLRKSSHYLGEKKIRYSARKERTGKLLTSEYNHSLLPDGNSLQIAMIQGQSLAKEDYHGSNKSYSSRLVERDHGRKQKIYETDEFIDYLLNYYHTPKYARICLEPSHMTSTCQWHRAVHAKGSGFQINLRKHKRHLTSLSQMQNVDRREQVQEDDSCTKICTQDPEHKPQKRGKVDYAKECRMFKGFKHHCKDTVCEAGDRPSPAFGKSHLLEQTHAYQVQDSISTSQSQVSSPNRSADFDLRLTDFLEEISSDSECFSEILSINKEEKEKSVATYDSSPEEGSLDTDEIITCDPEIRSGQQTLYSEWKHEEEKYSKYELRKPGKRSNYELRCSWLEGENNSIRDEKSNSKKSEILAPKYLFDKSYHHESSASDQLDTVTRKRMQFSDSTFNQKVNYRPFHVPITSSKSANASYLGDFPKRREAPRKSEYNQDARRFKRYENSEDFMLNSDNYYTRHNSQEHIDYGSYLGNNHASSLYFQMF from the exons ATGACGGTCACGATGGTGTATGATAATTCAGAGGCAACGGAGCTCTGTGCGGCTCAGCACCTCTACCTCAAGCCCATAGCAAAGTTGATGATCAATGTATTGCTCCCTGAGAGCACGGAACCCATGAGGCCCTTCTCTAACTGGGAAGTTCTTGACCAGCTGAAGAGCCTGATTTGTCCTGACCAGTTCACCACAGTGCGGCTCTCCAAGAGCACTAAGGACTTCATCCGATTTGAGGGGGAGGCTGAAACTAGAAGTTTGGTTCAGATCCTGAAGGCCAAGTTACACGGGAAGATCATCAAGCTAAGCGGTTTGAAAACAGACTTGAGAGTAGTGGCCACAGATGCCCAGGGGGAGTGGGAACACTTCCCCAAAGAAAAGGGGGCACCGTTGGCTGACGGGTCTGAAGAGCAGGACCACGATAAGAGCCCAGATTCCATATACTTCGAAGGCCTGCCCTGCAAGTGGTTTGCACCTAAAGGTTCCAGCGGGGAGAAGCCGTGTGAAGAGATCCTTCGGGTGGTCTTTGAAAGTTTTGGGAAGATCAAGAATGTGGATATTCCGATGCTCGACCCCTACCGAGAAGTCATGACTGGTGGGAGCTTTGGGGGGTTCAGCTTCGGCTTGCAGACGTTCGAGGCCTTTATACAGTACCAGGAGTCAACTGACTTTGTAAAGGCCATGGAGTCCCTCCGCGGGATGAAGCTGATGCTTAAAGGAGATGATGGGAAAGCTCTGGCATGTAACATTAAG GTTATGTTTGATACAACCAAACACTTCAGTGAAGGAGCTATAAGGAGGAGAAATCAAGAAAGGCTGAAATTACAAGAgctggaggaagaaaggaaaaaaaagaagagagaagaggaagaggctgaAAG aaagagaaaagaggaggagaggaaagcccaggaaaagaggagaaaggccAGAGTCAGGAGGCACGCCCTGAAGGAAAGAGACAGACACCGGCAAAGGAGACAGAAGGACAGTGCCAAAGCGGAGGCCCGTCAGGGGCCCAGCTCTTCCGAGGactgggaagagaggaagggcctGCTGGCCAGGAGGCGGCTGGAGGCCCTCCGCCTGCTGCGGGCGCTCCTGAGGAAAATCGCAATAAGGCCCTTGCCCCATTGTTCCTCGCTTTGG GGGTCTATACAATTTAACCCACGGGAGGTAGATGTTGCAGTCTCCAAAGCTAATCGTGCTCCGGGGACCACACTGGGAGCTCTGAAGAAAGAAGAGTTAAACACTCAGTATCTTCAAAATCAGGAGGAAATGCCAAGATATCAGGTTTCCAAGTCAGATAACAAgcgaaaacaaaaaatgaaggaaagagcTACGGCTCACTTACGTAAATCTTCCCActaccttggggaaaaaaaaataagatattcagCTAGAAAAGAGAGAACTGGAAAATTATTAACCAGTGAATACAATCACAGTTTGCTCCCTGATGGGAATTCTTTGCAAATTGCCATGATTCAAGGTCAATCTCTTGCGAAAGAAGACTACCATGGTTCTAATAAATCCTATTCTTCCAGATTAGTTGAGAGAGACcatggcaggaaacagaagatctATGAAACAGATGAATTTATTGACTATCTTCTTAACTATTATCACACTCCAAAATATGCCCGTATCTGCCTAGAACCAAGTCACATGACAAGCACATGTCAGTGGCACAGGGCCGTCCACGCGAAAGGAAGTGGATTTCAAATCAATTTGAGAAAACATAAGCGTCATTTAACCAGTTTGAGCCAAATGCAAAACGTAGATAGGAGAGAACAGGTGCAAGAAGACGATTCCTGCACAAAGATTTGTACTCAGGATCCTGAGCATAAACCACAAAAGAGGGGAAAAGTGGATTATGCCAAAGAGTGTAGAATGTTTAAGGGGTTTAAACATCATTGCAAGGACACAGTATGTGAAGCTGGTGATCGGCCATCCCCAGCTTTTGGAAAGAGCCATCTGTTGGAACAGACTCATGCTTACCAGGTCCAAGATTCCATATCCACAAGTCAAAGCCAAGTTTCCTCGCCCAACAGGTCAGCAGACTTTGATTTGAGGTTGACAGATTTCTTAGAGGAAATTAGCAGTGATTCTGAATGTTTCAGTGAAATCCTTAGTataaacaaagaggagaaagagaaatctgtGGCCACATATGATAGCTCCCCAGAAGAGGGATCTCTTGACACTGATGAAATCATCACTTGCGATCCAGAAATTAGGTCAGGTCAGCAAACCTTGTATTCAGAGTGGAAACATGAGGAGGAAAAATACTCTAAATACGAGCTTAGGAAACCAGGCAAGAGGTCCAATTATGAACTGAGATGTTCATGGCTTGAGGGTGAAAACAATTCTATTAGAGATGAGAAGAGCAACAGcaaaaagagtgaaatattgGCCCCCAAATACTTATTTGATAAAAGCTACCACCACGAATCCAGTGCCAGTGATCAATTAGACACTGTCACAAGAAAGAGGATGCAGTTTAGTGATAGTACATTTAACCAGAAAGTGAACTATAGGCCCTTTCATGTGCCAATAACATCATCAAAAAGTGCTAATGCTTCCTATTTGGGGGATTTTCCCAAAAGAAGAGAGGCTCCACGGAAGTCAGAATATAACCAGGATGCAAGGAGGTTTAAAAGATATGAGAATTCTGAAGATTTCATGCTGAATTCTGATAATTACTATACCAGACATAACAGTCAGGAGCACATTGACTACGGAAGCTATTTAGGAAACAACCACgctagttctttatattttcaaatgttttga